In Brevibacillus brevis NBRC 100599, a single genomic region encodes these proteins:
- a CDS encoding segregation/condensation protein A, whose product MAYSIKLDSFEGPLDLLLHLIDKAEVDIYDIPVAEITEQYLATIDKMQELQLDVASEFVVMAATLLSIKSKMLLPKKEEHVFQQFLDMDVDEIDPREELVARLLEYKRYKMLAENLREMEIGRNQVFTRPAENLSPYVREEDHTVTNVTLYDLINALEKLVKKTKEKEPMTTVSRDEISIKDRMTEIRQAVRSGGMVRFSELFTQGATRTEIVTTFLALLELMKAKHITCVQNQLFQDIIICENGTEGAHTDGL is encoded by the coding sequence TTGGCTTACAGCATCAAACTTGATTCCTTTGAGGGACCACTCGATCTGTTGCTCCATCTGATCGACAAGGCTGAGGTGGACATCTACGACATACCGGTAGCGGAAATTACGGAGCAATACCTCGCGACGATTGACAAGATGCAAGAGCTCCAACTGGATGTGGCCAGTGAGTTCGTAGTCATGGCGGCTACGCTCCTCTCTATTAAAAGCAAGATGCTGTTACCGAAAAAGGAGGAGCATGTCTTTCAGCAGTTCCTCGATATGGATGTAGACGAGATAGACCCGCGTGAAGAACTGGTTGCGCGTCTGTTGGAGTACAAGCGCTATAAGATGCTCGCCGAGAACCTGAGAGAAATGGAAATCGGTCGTAATCAAGTCTTTACGCGTCCCGCAGAGAATTTGTCTCCTTATGTGCGTGAAGAGGATCATACCGTAACAAATGTGACCCTCTACGATTTGATCAACGCGTTGGAAAAGCTGGTAAAGAAAACGAAAGAAAAAGAACCGATGACCACGGTGTCACGCGACGAAATCTCGATCAAGGATCGGATGACCGAGATACGCCAAGCGGTACGCAGCGGTGGGATGGTTCGCTTTTCTGAGTTGTTTACGCAAGGTGCGACGCGTACAGAGATTGTGACGACCTTTCTCGCCTTGCTTGAGCTGATGAAGGCCAAGCACATTACCTGTGTACAAAATCAATTGTTTCAAGACATCATCATATGTGAAAACGGAACGGAAGGAGCCCATACTGATGGACTATGA
- the scpB gene encoding SMC-Scp complex subunit ScpB, with translation MDYDKLKGVIEGLLFISGDEGIDAKEISEITEVTEEEVIDLIEDMKADFRRAGRGIQIVEVAKAYQLTTLPEHVPYFERLATSPGQSTLSQAALETLAIVAYKQPLTRSEIEEIRGVKCEKALNTLLSKQLIREAGRAEGIGRPILYATTKEFLEHFGLRELGDLPEPPVNLDIEEARLEASALFGKAEEATND, from the coding sequence ATGGACTATGACAAGCTGAAAGGCGTAATCGAGGGCTTGCTGTTCATCTCGGGTGATGAAGGAATCGATGCTAAAGAAATCAGTGAAATCACTGAGGTGACGGAAGAAGAGGTCATCGATTTGATCGAAGACATGAAAGCTGACTTCCGCCGGGCAGGACGCGGTATTCAAATCGTGGAAGTGGCAAAAGCGTATCAGCTGACCACGCTGCCCGAGCATGTACCCTATTTTGAACGGCTAGCAACATCGCCAGGTCAGTCAACGCTATCCCAAGCAGCATTGGAGACTCTCGCCATTGTTGCGTACAAGCAGCCACTGACCCGTTCGGAGATTGAAGAAATCCGTGGCGTTAAATGCGAAAAAGCACTGAACACCCTCTTATCTAAACAACTCATTCGCGAAGCGGGGAGAGCAGAGGGAATCGGACGCCCCATTTTGTACGCGACCACCAAAGAATTTTTGGAGCATTTTGGTCTACGGGAACTGGGGGATTTGCCAGAACCGCCTGTCAATCTTGATATTGAAGAAGCGCGTCTAGAAGCATCAGCGCTATTCGGAAAAGCAGAAGAAGCGACAAACGACTAG
- a CDS encoding D-alanyl-D-alanine carboxypeptidase family protein translates to MNIRKYLSGVLVVFLFIQMVLTPAAVVKAAAAPPGLSAEGAALIDVESGRILYSKNGTKKMRIASLTKTMTAIVAIEMGKLDAQVTVPPQAVGVEGSSIYLKNGEKLTLEELLYGLMLRSGNDAAVTIAMHIGGSVPGFTYLMNEKAAMIGMEYTNFTNPHGLDDSNQHYSTPEDMAKLSAYALHNPVFRQIVSTKVKDISWEGEQWDRRLLNKNKMLHLYNGADGVKTGYTKLAKRCLASSATRNGRQLATITLNASDDWNDSAKLMDWGFANYPLQELVKNGQEVKPDTPVTLEAGTHLVTTNAFQYPLQTAEIEAIHKRVVMGESTVTSKMNGQLAGFLQLYLKEKRIGQVPLLVRVDTPTLAAPQASRSMWEQFWGIVSGGLWSA, encoded by the coding sequence ATGAACATACGAAAATATCTGTCCGGCGTACTCGTCGTTTTTCTTTTTATACAGATGGTTCTTACGCCGGCAGCAGTGGTAAAGGCTGCTGCAGCTCCACCTGGCTTGTCAGCAGAAGGGGCAGCACTAATCGATGTCGAGAGTGGACGGATTCTTTATTCCAAAAACGGTACGAAAAAAATGAGGATTGCGAGTCTGACCAAAACGATGACAGCAATCGTAGCAATCGAGATGGGCAAATTGGATGCACAGGTAACGGTACCACCACAAGCGGTAGGGGTGGAAGGGTCATCGATCTACTTGAAAAATGGGGAGAAGCTCACGCTGGAAGAACTGCTGTACGGTTTGATGCTGCGATCTGGCAATGACGCGGCCGTCACCATCGCAATGCACATTGGAGGGTCAGTGCCCGGATTCACTTACTTGATGAATGAAAAGGCGGCCATGATTGGAATGGAGTATACGAATTTCACCAATCCGCATGGTTTAGATGACAGTAACCAGCATTACTCTACTCCGGAAGACATGGCAAAGCTGTCCGCCTACGCCTTACATAATCCGGTATTTCGTCAAATCGTCTCCACGAAAGTCAAGGATATTTCATGGGAAGGCGAACAGTGGGACCGGCGCCTGCTGAACAAAAACAAGATGCTTCACCTCTACAACGGTGCTGATGGTGTGAAAACGGGATACACAAAGCTCGCGAAGCGCTGTCTGGCTTCCTCTGCCACACGGAATGGAAGGCAGTTGGCGACGATTACTCTAAATGCTTCTGATGACTGGAACGACTCGGCCAAGCTGATGGACTGGGGTTTTGCGAATTATCCGCTACAAGAACTGGTCAAAAATGGGCAGGAAGTAAAGCCTGACACGCCAGTCACACTTGAAGCAGGAACTCATCTTGTCACAACAAACGCTTTTCAGTATCCACTGCAAACGGCAGAGATAGAGGCGATTCACAAGCGTGTCGTTATGGGAGAATCAACGGTAACATCAAAAATGAATGGTCAACTAGCGGGATTTCTTCAACTTTATTTAAAGGAAAAGAGGATTGGGCAGGTTCCGTTGCTGGTTCGTGTGGATACGCCGACGTTAGCAGCTCCGCAAGCTTCACGCTCAATGTGGGAGCAGTTTTGGGGAATAGTGTCAGGGGGGCTGTGGAGTGCTTAA
- a CDS encoding nucleoside recognition domain-containing protein, with protein MLNVIWLGLIVISIVVAAVTGRMEAINAAAFEGAKTGVTVCLGLLSVLAFWMGMMRIAEKSGLLELLARVLSPIIQVLFPDVPKGHPAMGYILSNMSANLLGLGNAATPMGLKAMEELQKLNPDKQNASPAMCTLLAINTASITIIPTTMIAIRMQYGSVNPVEIVGTTLLSSFAATIVALLIDRMYRYRHIRRHR; from the coding sequence GTGCTTAATGTCATCTGGCTCGGGCTCATTGTCATTAGCATTGTTGTAGCGGCCGTGACAGGGCGGATGGAAGCGATCAACGCAGCAGCGTTTGAGGGAGCCAAGACGGGCGTAACGGTTTGTCTCGGACTTCTCAGTGTTCTCGCCTTTTGGATGGGAATGATGCGGATTGCTGAAAAGTCAGGACTCCTTGAGCTATTGGCGCGGGTATTGTCTCCGATCATCCAAGTCCTTTTTCCCGATGTACCAAAAGGGCATCCTGCCATGGGCTATATCCTCTCAAATATGAGCGCAAACCTGCTCGGGCTTGGAAATGCAGCAACTCCAATGGGGCTAAAAGCAATGGAAGAGCTCCAAAAGCTAAATCCAGATAAGCAAAACGCTTCGCCTGCCATGTGTACGCTGCTGGCGATTAATACGGCAAGCATTACGATTATTCCTACGACGATGATCGCGATCCGCATGCAGTATGGCTCCGTGAACCCCGTAGAAATCGTAGGTACTACGCTGTTATCTTCCTTTGCTGCCACCATTGTCGCCCTGTTGATTGATCGAATGTATCGTTATCGGCATATACGAAGACACAGATAG
- a CDS encoding spore maturation protein, producing MYQWVSLLSLWAIPVTIAFVLLYGWRKQVPVYETFVDGAKGGLTTTIRILPHLIAMMVAVSMFRESGALDLLLRALKPLLDLLHFPEELVPLALLRPLTGTGSLAIATDLIAQYGPDSFLGRLAATMQGSTDTTLYVLTVYFGAVGIRNSAYALKVGLWSDLAGVIFSLLIVSYIFA from the coding sequence ATGTACCAATGGGTATCCCTGCTCTCTCTTTGGGCCATTCCCGTTACGATTGCCTTTGTCTTGTTGTATGGGTGGCGGAAACAAGTCCCCGTCTACGAGACGTTTGTAGATGGAGCAAAAGGCGGCTTAACCACTACGATTCGCATACTCCCGCACCTGATTGCCATGATGGTCGCGGTGAGTATGTTTCGGGAGTCAGGAGCATTGGATCTACTGCTTCGCGCCCTTAAGCCGCTTCTTGATCTGCTTCATTTTCCGGAAGAACTGGTCCCGTTGGCGCTGCTCCGTCCATTGACGGGTACAGGCTCACTTGCGATTGCAACAGATCTGATCGCGCAGTACGGTCCCGATTCTTTTTTGGGTAGACTGGCTGCTACTATGCAAGGGAGTACAGATACGACACTGTACGTCCTAACCGTTTATTTTGGCGCAGTTGGCATTCGTAATTCTGCGTATGCACTAAAGGTAGGCTTGTGGTCGGACCTGGCAGGTGTCATCTTCTCGCTGCTCATTGTCTCCTACATTTTCGCTTAA
- a CDS encoding pseudouridine synthase — translation MERLQKVLAHAGVASRRHCEELIAQGKVQVNGQVVREQGIKVDPLKDKIVVNGQQVKLEQHVYLLLYKPTGVITSVTDPQGRRVVIDLLKGIQERVYPVGRLDYDTSGLLLLTNDGELANRLAHPSYEIDKVYRAWVKGIPSPEKVRKLATGIRLEDGMTSPGQSKLLKAESSSQRALVELTIHEGRNRQVRRMCEAIGHPVLTLERIRLGFLTLDGLKPGEFRKLTHEEVESLKRGLVQKKRSPRSKH, via the coding sequence ATGGAACGTTTACAGAAAGTATTGGCGCATGCTGGAGTCGCCTCTCGTCGCCATTGTGAAGAATTGATTGCGCAAGGCAAGGTGCAGGTAAATGGCCAAGTTGTACGAGAGCAAGGAATAAAAGTCGATCCGCTCAAGGACAAAATTGTGGTGAATGGTCAGCAGGTTAAACTGGAGCAACATGTCTATCTCTTGCTGTACAAGCCTACGGGTGTCATAACGAGCGTCACAGACCCGCAAGGCAGAAGGGTAGTGATCGATCTGTTGAAGGGAATTCAAGAACGGGTATATCCAGTAGGTCGCTTGGATTACGATACTTCCGGCTTGCTGCTCTTGACGAACGACGGGGAGCTTGCCAATAGACTGGCCCATCCAAGCTATGAAATCGATAAAGTGTATCGGGCATGGGTAAAGGGAATCCCCAGTCCGGAAAAAGTGCGCAAGCTGGCAACCGGCATTCGTTTGGAAGACGGTATGACTTCTCCCGGTCAGTCAAAATTGTTAAAGGCAGAGTCTAGCAGCCAGCGGGCATTGGTAGAACTGACCATACATGAAGGTCGAAACCGCCAAGTTCGCAGAATGTGTGAGGCGATCGGTCATCCGGTGTTAACATTGGAGCGAATCCGTTTAGGGTTTCTCACATTAGATGGACTAAAGCCGGGCGAATTTCGCAAGCTCACTCATGAGGAAGTGGAGAGCTTGAAGCGGGGATTGGTTCAAAAGAAACGCAGCCCGCGTTCGAAACATTGA
- the resA gene encoding thiol-disulfide oxidoreductase ResA, with protein MNKSNRTYVRIAVLGVLLVALVFALYSSFVKDPGAVKVGSDAPNFSLEQLNGPELTLESLKGKGVILNFWGTWCEPCKKEMPALQKQYTKFKDKGLVVLGVNIGESPVAVDPFVKQFGIDFPILLDRQSEITKLYRIGPIPTTFFIDPDGEVKEVFIGQLDEAMIESKITKILP; from the coding sequence ATGAACAAAAGCAATCGTACATATGTCAGGATCGCGGTATTGGGTGTTTTGCTTGTAGCGCTGGTCTTTGCACTTTATTCCAGCTTTGTGAAGGACCCCGGTGCTGTAAAAGTAGGAAGCGATGCTCCGAATTTTAGTTTGGAACAATTGAATGGGCCAGAGCTGACTCTGGAAAGTTTGAAAGGAAAGGGCGTTATCCTGAATTTCTGGGGCACATGGTGTGAACCCTGTAAGAAAGAAATGCCAGCATTGCAAAAACAATACACGAAATTCAAAGACAAGGGATTGGTTGTACTTGGCGTCAATATCGGAGAATCGCCAGTTGCCGTAGACCCATTTGTAAAGCAGTTCGGGATTGACTTCCCTATTTTGCTCGATCGCCAATCGGAAATTACAAAGCTGTATCGAATCGGTCCGATTCCGACGACCTTTTTCATCGATCCAGATGGAGAAGTGAAGGAAGTTTTCATCGGGCAGTTAGATGAAGCGATGATTGAGTCGAAAATAACAAAAATCTTGCCGTAA
- the resB gene encoding cytochrome c biogenesis protein ResB translates to MDQRKCECGHTNPVGTLLCESCGKPLNVEVHEQTSFPDMRYEGMARRSQTNNTKVIDRVWNFFSSVKIAIGIIIVILVASAVGTIFPQQMYIPVPVPTEADVARFYTETYGTIGTIFYGLGFHNMYSSWWFVTLLVMLGTALVICSLDRVVPLYKALNKPRLNQHKSFLKGQKLFAEGELAPEANHEAILDASALALKEKGYRIFRTERAIMAEKGRFSRWGPYINHIGLILFLVGTLMRSLPGFYLDEYVWVREGQTMAIPNTPYYIKNENYTTEYWSEEEMPEQLELKGGAIVKSYQTDAILYENKSADVPGKKPDLVEVQKGPIVVNHPMEQDSLYIYQSGVQEMQLGALNFTVVDLKNNKKEVGLIKIDLYNPQPEQTIADGFTVRILDYFPDFIMGKDGKPATKTNLPKNPMVALELIGDNGNYNEKLVYLEGTILTQKNDPRYGLDIKMPDLVDIAGLNVRVDKALPLIYFGSFIFLAGVAIGVFWQHRRVWVQTQEGSIMVAAHTNKNWFGLRREVDGLVKQAELPVTIEDKTKAKA, encoded by the coding sequence ATGGATCAGCGAAAATGCGAATGCGGTCATACCAACCCGGTTGGGACGCTGCTCTGTGAGTCTTGCGGGAAGCCTTTGAATGTTGAAGTCCACGAGCAGACATCGTTTCCTGACATGCGTTATGAAGGAATGGCAAGACGTTCTCAAACGAATAACACGAAGGTAATCGATCGAGTCTGGAACTTTTTTTCTTCGGTCAAAATTGCAATCGGTATCATTATTGTCATTTTGGTGGCGTCCGCAGTTGGAACCATCTTTCCGCAGCAAATGTACATACCAGTACCCGTACCGACAGAAGCAGATGTTGCCCGCTTTTATACAGAAACATATGGAACGATTGGAACGATTTTTTACGGCCTTGGATTTCACAATATGTACTCGTCCTGGTGGTTTGTGACGCTTTTGGTTATGCTCGGTACCGCTTTGGTTATCTGTAGTTTGGACCGGGTAGTACCGCTGTATAAAGCGTTAAACAAGCCGAGATTGAACCAGCACAAGTCCTTTTTGAAAGGGCAAAAGCTGTTTGCAGAGGGTGAGCTTGCTCCAGAAGCCAATCACGAAGCGATACTGGACGCCTCTGCTCTGGCATTGAAAGAAAAAGGATACCGCATTTTTCGCACAGAACGAGCGATTATGGCTGAAAAAGGCCGTTTTAGCCGTTGGGGTCCTTACATTAATCACATTGGATTGATTTTGTTTTTGGTCGGTACCTTAATGCGAAGCCTGCCTGGCTTTTACTTGGACGAGTACGTCTGGGTGCGTGAGGGACAAACAATGGCGATTCCGAATACCCCTTATTACATAAAAAACGAGAACTACACGACAGAGTATTGGTCAGAAGAAGAAATGCCGGAGCAACTGGAGCTTAAGGGCGGAGCCATCGTGAAGAGCTACCAGACAGATGCCATTTTGTATGAAAATAAAAGCGCTGACGTTCCAGGGAAAAAGCCGGATTTGGTAGAAGTGCAGAAGGGGCCGATCGTCGTGAATCATCCGATGGAGCAGGACAGCCTCTACATTTATCAGAGCGGCGTGCAAGAGATGCAGCTTGGAGCGCTCAATTTTACAGTGGTCGATTTGAAAAACAATAAAAAAGAGGTCGGCCTTATCAAAATTGATCTGTACAATCCACAGCCCGAACAAACCATTGCAGATGGGTTCACGGTACGGATTTTGGATTACTTCCCCGATTTTATAATGGGGAAAGATGGGAAGCCTGCGACGAAAACCAATTTGCCAAAAAATCCGATGGTCGCATTGGAGCTCATTGGAGACAATGGCAATTATAATGAAAAATTGGTTTATCTAGAAGGAACCATTCTTACGCAGAAAAATGATCCTCGTTACGGACTCGATATCAAAATGCCTGATTTGGTCGATATTGCAGGGCTGAATGTACGGGTGGACAAAGCATTGCCACTGATTTATTTCGGTTCGTTCATTTTCCTTGCGGGCGTTGCAATCGGTGTGTTCTGGCAACATCGCCGGGTTTGGGTACAAACGCAAGAGGGAAGTATCATGGTAGCGGCTCATACGAATAAAAACTGGTTCGGTCTTCGTAGGGAAGTAGACGGGCTGGTTAAACAAGCGGAGCTCCCTGTCACGATAGAAGATAAAACGAAGGCCAAGGCCTAA
- the ccsB gene encoding c-type cytochrome biogenesis protein CcsB — MQLIQLSDWLLDIAFLLYVISSIFFAVAVTGKNWAGRDPKQHEGRYGRIAYWLAVIGFVAQTGYVAARWIAGGHSPTSNMFEFMAFLDYCIILAYLIIYRIYKLTSIGAFVLPLGVIMLAYSYVFPKQITPLIPSLQSYWLHIHVTTAALGEGILAVGFAAGLMYLIRTVPQHISTKSTKWLEIVLAVVLMLVGFILMDSTFARMDQKTVFEMKKEEMNAVGQKVKPKVEYILPAIVAPADSTIIKEGPMSPLFEAPTWMEGKDAARKLNTMLWSVLTGAILYGGLRLIFRKRLGAAIKPSVEGVDPELLDEISYRAISIGYPVFTLGALIFAMIWAEEAWGRFWGWDPKEVWALVVWLFYSAYLHLRLSRGWIGAKSAWMSVIGFVIILITLVVVNLVIAGLHSYAGV; from the coding sequence GTGCAGCTCATCCAACTGAGTGACTGGTTATTGGATATCGCGTTTTTGCTTTACGTGATCTCGTCTATCTTCTTCGCTGTAGCCGTGACGGGAAAAAACTGGGCAGGGCGTGATCCCAAACAACATGAAGGGCGCTATGGACGGATTGCGTATTGGTTAGCCGTTATCGGTTTTGTAGCGCAAACAGGGTATGTGGCTGCTCGCTGGATTGCCGGCGGCCATAGCCCGACGAGTAACATGTTTGAGTTTATGGCATTCTTGGATTACTGTATTATCTTGGCCTACTTAATTATTTACCGGATTTACAAGCTGACCTCGATTGGTGCGTTTGTCCTTCCGCTTGGGGTCATCATGCTCGCGTATTCGTACGTGTTCCCGAAGCAAATCACCCCATTGATTCCGTCTTTGCAGAGTTACTGGTTGCATATTCACGTGACTACCGCTGCACTGGGTGAAGGTATTTTGGCGGTTGGTTTTGCAGCGGGTCTCATGTATTTGATCCGTACCGTTCCGCAGCATATTTCCACCAAAAGCACGAAATGGCTGGAGATCGTGCTGGCTGTGGTTCTGATGCTCGTTGGATTCATTTTGATGGATTCTACGTTTGCGCGGATGGATCAAAAGACAGTATTTGAGATGAAGAAAGAAGAAATGAATGCAGTGGGTCAGAAGGTAAAACCAAAAGTGGAGTACATTCTGCCTGCAATTGTTGCGCCTGCTGATTCAACCATCATCAAGGAAGGCCCAATGTCACCACTCTTTGAGGCGCCTACCTGGATGGAAGGAAAAGACGCCGCACGCAAATTGAACACGATGCTGTGGTCAGTCCTGACAGGGGCAATTTTGTATGGCGGCTTGCGTTTAATTTTCCGAAAACGATTAGGGGCTGCTATCAAGCCTTCAGTTGAGGGCGTCGATCCGGAGCTTCTGGACGAAATCAGTTATCGAGCAATCAGTATCGGATATCCGGTGTTTACTCTCGGGGCCCTTATCTTTGCGATGATTTGGGCAGAAGAGGCATGGGGACGATTCTGGGGGTGGGACCCGAAGGAAGTATGGGCATTAGTTGTCTGGCTCTTCTACAGTGCCTACCTGCACTTGCGTCTATCCAGAGGATGGATCGGTGCAAAATCAGCATGGATGTCCGTCATCGGCTTTGTCATTATTTTGATTACACTGGTCGTGGTCAATCTGGTCATTGCTGGTCTGCACTCTTACGCTGGGGTGTAG
- a CDS encoding response regulator transcription factor, with amino-acid sequence MEKMARILVVDDEERIRRLLKMYLERENFLIDEADNGEQAVEMAVGSDYDIILLDLMLPGMDGIEVCQRVREFKATPIIMLTAKGEETNRVHGFEAGVDDYVVKPFSPREVMYRVKAILRRSSATAYLKTETFNSHSVLVFPELTIDHDAHKVIASGQEVSLTPKEYELLHYLALSPDKVFTREELLKDVWHYEFFGDLRTVDTHIKRLREKLNRVSPQAANMIATVWGVGYKLEVPK; translated from the coding sequence ATGGAGAAAATGGCACGTATTCTCGTTGTAGACGATGAAGAGCGCATTCGCAGACTTCTGAAAATGTACTTGGAAAGAGAAAACTTCCTGATTGATGAAGCAGATAATGGAGAGCAAGCTGTCGAAATGGCTGTGGGAAGTGACTATGATATCATTTTGCTCGACTTGATGCTGCCAGGTATGGACGGGATCGAGGTATGCCAGCGTGTTCGTGAATTCAAGGCAACCCCTATTATTATGCTGACGGCAAAAGGGGAAGAAACGAACCGCGTTCACGGGTTTGAGGCAGGGGTAGACGATTATGTCGTGAAACCGTTCAGCCCACGTGAGGTCATGTACCGGGTAAAAGCGATTCTTCGTCGTTCTTCGGCAACAGCGTATTTGAAGACAGAGACATTCAACAGTCATTCTGTTCTTGTTTTCCCGGAATTGACCATTGACCACGATGCACACAAAGTCATCGCAAGTGGCCAAGAGGTGAGCCTGACCCCAAAAGAATATGAGCTGCTGCACTACCTGGCATTGTCGCCGGATAAAGTGTTTACGCGTGAAGAACTGTTGAAAGATGTGTGGCACTATGAATTCTTTGGCGATTTGCGTACGGTGGACACGCATATCAAGCGTCTCCGCGAAAAATTGAACCGTGTCTCTCCACAAGCAGCCAATATGATCGCCACGGTTTGGGGCGTCGGATACAAGCTAGAGGTGCCAAAGTAA
- a CDS encoding ATP-binding protein codes for MDVIFRSVVGKLWMTIIALFALVLTIFSLLLVQSFDSFYSNRQSKNLHDLADGIAVGLAQSPDMTAAMEMASRFGLVHHTGMVILDEKGKQVSMSEGAGLPRIPINLLLQNPALGLTDALAGKHPATKTIYIDVNKSADRTNNKHELLAVAVPLEMGAGKTGAVVMYQAIEDFDDTVREVRFLIFVVGVIGFVSTTVFAFFLSSRIATPLRQMKETAHRIAEGDFHAEIPIRTQDETGELAASFNTMASKLNQLVDALSKEKEQLASVLRSMVDGVVMIDANGKLAVTNPPAERFLRDWDFEHSDEPVPLFPFYQQVLQTGQEVTEDIPVQGRIWSVVMVPLNDKDQIRGAVAVLRDITQERKLDKMRNDFVANVSHELRTPLSMLQGYSEAIVDDIVATPEEHKELAQIIYDESARMTKLVNELLSLARMEAGHVELFQETMELRPYLERIQRKFTNLAREREIHLFLEISTTHTHVLIDPDRMEQVLTNLIDNALRHTPSGGSVTIRARGDKTLLVEISDTGSGIPQEDLPFVFERFYKADKARTRGRLGGTGLGLAIAKNLVEAHGGTINVQSKLGEGTTFTIALMLHKNK; via the coding sequence GTGGACGTTATTTTTCGCAGTGTAGTCGGAAAGCTATGGATGACGATTATTGCTTTATTTGCTCTCGTCTTGACGATCTTCAGTTTGTTGCTCGTTCAATCCTTTGACAGCTTTTATAGCAATCGGCAGTCCAAGAATTTGCATGATCTGGCAGATGGTATCGCAGTCGGTTTGGCGCAAAGTCCAGATATGACAGCCGCTATGGAGATGGCTTCCAGGTTTGGCTTGGTCCATCATACGGGCATGGTCATTCTAGATGAAAAAGGAAAGCAAGTCAGTATGAGCGAAGGGGCTGGGCTTCCTCGTATTCCAATAAACCTTTTGCTCCAAAATCCTGCATTGGGTTTGACTGATGCGCTGGCAGGCAAGCATCCAGCAACCAAAACGATATATATTGATGTGAATAAATCCGCTGACCGTACAAATAACAAGCATGAACTTCTTGCGGTTGCTGTTCCTTTAGAAATGGGAGCAGGGAAAACGGGCGCAGTGGTCATGTATCAGGCGATTGAAGATTTTGATGATACGGTTAGGGAAGTCAGATTTTTAATCTTTGTGGTTGGCGTCATCGGATTTGTCTCTACCACTGTATTCGCCTTTTTCCTCTCATCGCGTATTGCGACTCCATTACGTCAGATGAAAGAAACGGCGCATCGCATTGCGGAAGGAGACTTTCATGCTGAAATCCCGATCAGGACCCAAGACGAGACTGGTGAACTGGCGGCGTCGTTTAACACGATGGCAAGCAAGCTCAATCAGTTAGTCGATGCACTGTCCAAAGAGAAGGAGCAGCTGGCGAGCGTTCTTAGAAGCATGGTAGATGGTGTTGTGATGATAGATGCGAACGGTAAGCTGGCCGTAACGAATCCGCCAGCGGAACGATTTTTGCGAGATTGGGATTTCGAGCATTCGGATGAGCCTGTGCCGCTGTTCCCGTTCTATCAGCAGGTTTTGCAAACCGGACAGGAAGTGACAGAGGATATCCCTGTTCAAGGGCGGATATGGTCTGTTGTCATGGTACCTTTGAACGATAAGGATCAAATCCGTGGAGCGGTTGCTGTTCTTCGAGACATCACGCAGGAGCGTAAGCTGGATAAGATGCGTAATGATTTCGTGGCAAACGTATCCCATGAGCTGCGAACACCTCTATCCATGTTGCAAGGGTACAGTGAAGCGATTGTGGATGATATCGTTGCGACACCGGAAGAGCATAAGGAATTGGCGCAGATTATCTATGATGAGTCAGCGCGTATGACCAAGCTGGTGAATGAATTGCTTAGCCTGGCACGGATGGAAGCGGGGCATGTTGAATTGTTCCAGGAGACGATGGAGCTGCGCCCATATTTGGAGCGCATTCAACGTAAATTCACCAATCTGGCGAGAGAACGCGAAATCCATCTCTTCCTTGAAATATCGACGACGCATACCCATGTGCTCATTGATCCTGATCGTATGGAGCAAGTGCTAACGAACTTGATCGATAATGCGCTGCGACATACGCCAAGTGGGGGAAGCGTCACCATTCGGGCTCGCGGGGATAAAACATTGCTGGTTGAGATCAGCGATACAGGCAGTGGCATCCCACAAGAAGATTTGCCGTTTGTTTTTGAGCGATTCTATAAAGCTGACAAGGCTCGTACACGTGGACGACTTGGTGGGACTGGTCTTGGACTAGCCATTGCGAAAAACCTAGTCGAAGCACATGGGGGCACCATTAATGTGCAAAGTAAACTGGGTGAGGGAACGACTTTTACAATCGCCTTGATGCTGCATAAAAACAAATAG